The Nocardia arthritidis genome has a window encoding:
- the kynU gene encoding kynureninase yields MPKATNDDDALAARAAALDAADPLAPLRERFLLPKGVVYLDGNSLGALPAAVPPVIEDVVHRQWGAGLIRSWNENAWWAAPVRVGDAVGGLIGAAPGQTVVGDSTSVQLFNALTAAARLRPNRPLLLTDPGHFPTDQYIADAVGRLLGMEVRRVPPADVAAVLAEAGDRVAATSYSPVDYRTGELYDMAAITDAAHRAGALAVWDLCHAAGALPIRVDELGVDLAVGCGYKFLSGGPGAPAFLYVARRHQADFDHALTGWNGHAEPFGLSGDYRPADGVERARIGTPPILSLLTLEAALTAFDGVDMAEVRAKSLSLTSFFLDCADAVLTELDFTTVTPRDPHRRGSQITLRHPDANALARALAARDVIVDMRAPDMLRFGVNALYVSHADVLAAARQLSEVVLASEHRQERFRTPTVVT; encoded by the coding sequence GTGCCGAAAGCAACGAACGATGACGACGCCCTGGCGGCCCGCGCTGCCGCATTGGACGCCGCCGACCCGCTCGCACCGCTGCGGGAACGCTTCCTGCTTCCCAAAGGTGTTGTCTACCTTGACGGTAACTCCCTCGGCGCGCTGCCCGCCGCCGTGCCGCCCGTCATCGAGGATGTCGTGCACCGGCAGTGGGGCGCCGGCCTGATTCGCTCCTGGAACGAAAACGCTTGGTGGGCAGCGCCGGTCCGGGTCGGCGACGCCGTCGGCGGGCTCATCGGTGCGGCGCCCGGACAGACGGTGGTCGGCGATTCCACCAGCGTCCAGCTTTTCAACGCGCTTACGGCCGCGGCCCGGCTGCGCCCGAATCGTCCACTGCTGCTTACCGATCCGGGGCATTTCCCCACCGATCAGTACATCGCCGATGCCGTCGGCCGCCTGCTCGGCATGGAGGTCCGCCGGGTGCCGCCCGCCGATGTCGCGGCAGTGCTCGCCGAGGCGGGTGACCGGGTCGCCGCGACAAGCTACTCCCCCGTCGACTACCGCACCGGCGAGCTGTACGACATGGCCGCGATCACCGACGCCGCGCACCGGGCCGGTGCGCTCGCGGTCTGGGACCTGTGCCATGCGGCGGGCGCCCTGCCCATCCGCGTCGACGAGCTCGGCGTCGACCTGGCCGTCGGCTGCGGCTACAAATTCCTTTCCGGCGGGCCGGGCGCCCCCGCCTTCCTGTATGTCGCTCGACGGCATCAGGCCGACTTCGACCACGCGCTCACCGGATGGAACGGGCACGCCGAACCATTCGGCCTCAGCGGCGATTACCGCCCGGCCGACGGCGTCGAACGGGCCCGTATCGGCACTCCGCCGATCCTGTCGCTGCTCACTTTGGAGGCGGCCCTCACCGCCTTCGACGGCGTCGACATGGCCGAGGTCCGCGCCAAAAGCCTTTCGCTGACAAGCTTTTTCCTCGACTGCGCCGACGCCGTCCTGACCGAGCTCGACTTCACGACGGTGACCCCGCGCGATCCGCACCGCCGCGGCAGCCAGATCACCCTGCGCCACCCCGATGCCAACGCGCTGGCGCGGGCGCTCGCGGCACGCGATGTCATCGTCGATATGCGCGCCCCCGATATGCTGCGCTTCGGCGTGAACGCCCTCTACGTCTCCCACGCCGATGTCCTGGCAGCCGCGCGACAGCTGTCCGAGGTGGTGCTGGCATCCGAACATCGGCAGGAGCGTTTCCGGACGCCGACCGTCGTCACCTGA
- a CDS encoding AfsR/SARP family transcriptional regulator, with protein MAQPQIRYDVLGSFTAWRDDREIELGTAKQQAVLVALLLEMNRPVTMNAIIDGVWGEHPPGDARNGVQTYVSRLRRALAPRPAHNVSESALVWADTGYVLHGNPSLADYIAFDRRIGTAEQYWREGDLAAAAAHTNAALELWRGEPFSGLAGPTIEAERRRLQERYLTSLELRAGIKLARGRHAEAVAELVPLVVSYPLQERFRALLMLGLYHCGRQAEALMVFQDAQRRLANEVGIEPGRELRELHRRILRDEIEPAFGESTGGITDFIGRDLELRRPHTITPVPEIAVPEPAGAAADTGEPSRNQLPGDIADFTGRSTELDSLLADVPPRAAAHRTVLIEAIDGMAGVGKTALAIHAAHQLSGRYPDAQLYIDLHGYATDREPVDPMTALEQLLRAVGVPGETMPADLDARAALWRTRIASLSVLLVLDNVADADQVRPLLPGTPDCLVLITSRRRLIDLEVSRTLSLDVLSREDATALFTSIVSDDRVLTQPDAVAETVRLCGYLPLAIRIAAGRLRARPVWPIDRLAKRLRQPRNRLEHLSAGSRSVSAALTASFQDLPTDQQRVFRLLGLRQGRSFDIDATAALADIDVDSAERILEALVDVHMLEQVLPGRYRFHSLVGDYAAMV; from the coding sequence ATGGCTCAACCGCAGATCAGATACGACGTGCTCGGTTCGTTCACGGCGTGGCGGGATGACCGTGAGATCGAGTTGGGCACAGCGAAACAACAGGCCGTTCTGGTTGCACTGCTGTTGGAAATGAACCGACCGGTAACAATGAATGCGATCATCGACGGGGTTTGGGGAGAACACCCACCCGGCGATGCGCGCAATGGCGTGCAGACCTATGTCAGCCGATTACGCCGGGCGCTCGCACCGCGCCCGGCGCACAATGTGTCGGAATCCGCGCTGGTGTGGGCCGATACCGGATATGTGTTACACGGCAACCCTTCACTTGCGGATTACATTGCCTTCGACCGGCGCATCGGAACCGCCGAACAATACTGGCGCGAAGGCGACCTCGCGGCGGCGGCCGCACACACCAATGCCGCGCTGGAGCTCTGGCGCGGCGAACCGTTCAGCGGACTGGCCGGTCCCACAATCGAGGCCGAGCGCCGACGACTACAGGAGCGCTATCTGACCTCGCTCGAACTCCGGGCCGGGATCAAACTCGCCCGCGGCAGACATGCCGAGGCGGTCGCCGAACTCGTCCCACTCGTCGTGTCCTATCCACTGCAGGAACGGTTTCGGGCGCTGCTGATGCTCGGCCTCTACCACTGCGGCCGCCAGGCCGAGGCGTTGATGGTCTTCCAGGACGCGCAGCGCCGCCTCGCCAACGAGGTCGGCATCGAGCCGGGCCGGGAACTGCGCGAACTGCACCGGCGGATCCTGCGGGACGAGATCGAGCCGGCGTTCGGCGAATCAACCGGCGGCATCACCGATTTCATCGGTCGCGACCTCGAATTGCGTCGGCCGCACACGATCACGCCGGTGCCGGAGATCGCCGTGCCCGAACCGGCGGGCGCCGCGGCCGATACCGGCGAGCCGAGCCGCAACCAGTTACCCGGCGATATCGCCGACTTCACCGGCCGCAGTACCGAATTGGACAGCCTGCTGGCCGACGTACCGCCGCGGGCGGCCGCCCACCGGACCGTCTTGATCGAGGCGATCGATGGCATGGCCGGTGTCGGAAAGACGGCGCTGGCGATACACGCGGCCCATCAACTCAGCGGCCGCTACCCCGATGCCCAGCTCTATATAGACCTGCACGGGTACGCCACCGACCGCGAGCCCGTCGACCCGATGACCGCGCTGGAACAACTCCTCCGTGCGGTGGGGGTGCCGGGCGAGACGATGCCCGCGGACCTCGATGCCCGAGCCGCCCTGTGGCGCACCCGAATCGCCTCCCTTTCGGTGCTGCTCGTACTGGACAATGTGGCCGACGCGGACCAGGTTCGGCCGCTGCTGCCCGGCACGCCCGACTGCCTGGTCCTGATCACCAGCCGCCGCAGGCTCATCGACCTGGAAGTCTCCAGAACCCTTTCGCTGGACGTACTTTCGCGCGAGGACGCGACGGCACTGTTCACCAGCATCGTCAGCGACGACCGGGTGCTCACCCAGCCCGATGCGGTGGCCGAGACCGTCCGGCTGTGCGGTTACCTGCCGCTGGCCATCCGCATCGCCGCCGGGCGGCTCCGAGCCCGGCCGGTCTGGCCCATCGACCGATTGGCCAAACGACTACGCCAGCCCCGGAATCGGCTCGAGCACCTATCCGCGGGATCCCGCAGCGTATCCGCGGCGCTCACCGCCAGCTTCCAAGATCTGCCGACCGATCAGCAACGCGTATTCCGGCTGCTCGGGTTGCGGCAGGGGCGCAGCTTCGATATCGACGCCACCGCCGCGCTGGCCGATATCGATGTGGATTCCGCCGAGCGGATCCTGGAAGCCCTCGTCGATGTGCATATGCTGGAACAGGTTTTGCCGGGGCGCTACCGATTCCACAGCCTCGTCGGCGATTACGCCGCGATGGTGTAA
- a CDS encoding alpha/beta fold hydrolase, with product MPHITVNDNVELFYRDWGVGAPIVFTHTWALSSAMWQYQAMALAEQGLRCVTYDRRGHGRSDQPWDGYEFDTLADDLATVIERLDLHEVTLVGHSTGTAEIVRYLARHGSARVARIVLVSSALPLMLQTPDNPAGIPMAAWEEMRAQWRTDFPAWTHQVADPLFTVAGSASSISPALVEWSKADSNATSVKAMLDLSHAVSETDHRADLRRIDVPALVIHGGADEFNPLGLCGEPTADLIPDSRLKVYDNAPHGLYLTHMAELTADLLEFIKS from the coding sequence ATGCCGCACATCACCGTCAACGACAATGTCGAGCTGTTCTACCGCGATTGGGGCGTCGGCGCGCCGATAGTGTTCACCCACACCTGGGCGCTGAGCTCGGCGATGTGGCAGTACCAGGCGATGGCGCTGGCCGAGCAGGGGCTGCGCTGCGTCACCTACGACCGCCGCGGCCACGGGCGCTCCGACCAACCCTGGGACGGATACGAATTCGACACCCTCGCAGACGATCTCGCCACCGTGATCGAAAGACTCGACCTGCACGAGGTCACCCTCGTCGGGCATTCGACCGGAACCGCGGAGATCGTGCGCTATCTCGCGCGACACGGTTCGGCCCGGGTCGCCAGGATCGTGCTCGTCTCCTCGGCGCTGCCGCTCATGCTGCAGACGCCGGACAATCCGGCGGGCATCCCGATGGCCGCCTGGGAGGAGATGCGGGCGCAGTGGCGCACCGACTTTCCGGCCTGGACTCATCAGGTGGCCGACCCACTGTTCACGGTCGCGGGTTCGGCATCATCGATCTCTCCGGCGCTGGTGGAATGGTCCAAGGCCGACAGCAATGCGACATCCGTCAAGGCCATGCTCGACCTCAGCCACGCGGTGTCCGAGACCGACCACCGGGCGGACCTGCGCCGCATCGATGTCCCAGCACTCGTGATCCACGGCGGTGCGGACGAATTCAACCCGCTGGGGCTGTGCGGCGAACCCACCGCCGACCTGATCCCCGACAGCCGCCTGAAGGTGTACGACAACGCGCCGCACGGCCTGTACCTCACCCATATGGCGGAGCTGACCGCCGACCTGCTCGAATTCATCAAGAGCTGA
- a CDS encoding helix-turn-helix domain-containing protein — MTQEDGELDGLVRKRLRALRVAHGWSLEELASRANLSQSTLSRIENGQRRLALDQLVTLARALGTSLDQLVETATDDVIANPTIDTANAMMRWPIKAEPGITVLRMRLTDPPPGNPARMRAHAGREWLVVLSGTAVLLLGNRRLRIETNQAAEFPTMLPHAIGAEGGPCEILGIFDRDARRGHN, encoded by the coding sequence ATGACGCAAGAAGATGGCGAGCTGGATGGCCTGGTGCGCAAACGGCTGCGCGCGCTGCGGGTCGCGCACGGCTGGTCGCTCGAGGAACTCGCGTCCCGGGCGAACCTCAGCCAGTCCACCCTCAGCCGCATCGAGAACGGCCAGCGCAGATTGGCCCTCGATCAGCTCGTCACCCTCGCCCGCGCGCTGGGCACCTCGCTGGATCAGCTGGTGGAGACCGCGACCGACGATGTCATCGCCAACCCGACGATCGACACCGCGAATGCGATGATGCGCTGGCCCATCAAGGCCGAACCGGGTATAACCGTCCTGCGCATGCGCCTAACCGATCCACCGCCGGGCAATCCGGCCCGCATGCGGGCGCACGCGGGCCGCGAATGGCTCGTCGTCCTGTCCGGCACCGCGGTTCTGCTGCTCGGCAACCGGCGCCTCCGGATCGAAACCAATCAGGCCGCGGAATTTCCGACCATGCTCCCGCACGCCATCGGGGCCGAGGGCGGCCCGTGCGAGATCCTCGGCATCTTCGACCGCGACGCCCGCCGCGGCCACAACTGA
- a CDS encoding NAD(P)/FAD-dependent oxidoreductase → MLADELVDETVDVVVIGGGAAGLNGALMLARSRRSVLVIDSGAPRNAPADGVHGLLGLDGTPPAELLARGRAEVRRYGGRIVNGEVVDARPGAPSDDGDLRFTVTLADGRSVRARRLLVATGLRDVLPDVPGLASHWGRGVVHCPYCHGWEVRDEPIGVLAVGPASVHHALLFRQLSDDLVYFVHGTELDADTTARFTARGIRIVDTPVAEIVDGGDGIAGVRLTDGQFVARRVLAVATTLEVRAEGLAGLGLAIRDLPGGMGRHFASGTAGVTEVPGVWVAGNAADPMAQVGAAAAAGALAGAHMNADLVGADTDAALRRGTALV, encoded by the coding sequence ATGCTTGCCGACGAACTGGTGGACGAGACCGTCGATGTCGTGGTGATCGGTGGCGGCGCCGCCGGGCTGAACGGCGCGCTGATGCTGGCCCGCTCTCGCCGCTCGGTCCTCGTCATCGATAGCGGCGCGCCGCGCAACGCACCCGCCGACGGCGTACACGGACTGCTCGGTCTGGACGGAACGCCGCCCGCCGAACTGCTGGCGCGCGGTCGCGCGGAAGTGCGGCGATACGGCGGCCGGATCGTGAACGGTGAGGTCGTCGATGCCCGCCCCGGCGCGCCGTCGGACGACGGCGATCTGCGTTTCACCGTCACCCTCGCAGACGGACGCTCGGTGCGGGCCCGCCGTCTACTCGTCGCGACCGGACTGCGCGATGTGCTTCCGGACGTACCCGGGCTCGCCTCGCATTGGGGTCGCGGCGTGGTGCACTGCCCCTACTGCCACGGCTGGGAGGTGCGCGACGAACCGATCGGCGTCCTGGCGGTCGGCCCGGCCTCGGTCCATCACGCGCTGCTGTTCCGCCAATTGTCCGACGACCTCGTCTATTTCGTCCACGGCACCGAATTGGACGCGGACACCACGGCCCGCTTCACCGCCCGCGGCATCCGCATCGTCGACACCCCGGTCGCCGAGATCGTCGACGGCGGAGACGGCATCGCGGGTGTGCGCCTGACCGACGGGCAGTTCGTGGCCCGCCGCGTCCTCGCGGTGGCGACCACATTGGAAGTCCGGGCCGAAGGGCTGGCGGGTTTGGGTTTGGCGATCCGAGATCTGCCCGGCGGCATGGGCCGTCACTTCGCCAGCGGCACAGCGGGTGTCACCGAGGTGCCCGGGGTGTGGGTCGCCGGAAACGCCGCCGATCCGATGGCGCAGGTCGGCGCCGCCGCGGCGGCCGGTGCGCTAGCGGGTGCGCACATGAACGCCGATCTTGTTGGCGCAGATACCGATGCGGCCTTGCGGCGGGGTACCGCGCTCGTCTGA